The following are encoded in a window of Salvelinus fontinalis isolate EN_2023a chromosome 40, ASM2944872v1, whole genome shotgun sequence genomic DNA:
- the LOC129839285 gene encoding melanin-concentrating hormone receptor 1-like translates to MATGGVGPEDLPRVESAPEEGGSTAERRQPEASDGGHGGEDDGVAPGEGCSMATERPPEAGQWEGGSGGYDAYYNNAILPTIFGIICFLGIMGNCMVIYTILKKTKCRAKQTVPDIFIFNLSIVDLLFLVGMPFLIHQLMGNGSWCFGATMCTVITALDSNSQIVSTCILTVMTLDRYLATVHPIRFNYVRTPCVATAVIVLVWMLSLLTIIPVWMYAGLMPLPGDLMGCALLLPDPSADIYWFTLYQFVLAFALPLLIICLVFFKILKHMATSVAPLPPRSLRVRTKKVTCMAVAICLAFFTCWAPYYILQLVHVGVQNPSPAFSYAYNIAISMGYVNSCINPFFYIVLSETFKRQLIVAMRPVHRKFRVNPTSTTEGSVSLRLTTDRPQQDRISRELLPANMADH, encoded by the exons GTGGAGTGGGACCAGAGGACTTACCGAGGGTGGAGAGTGCACCGGAGGAGGGGGGGTCCACAGCGGAGCGGAGGCAACCAGAGGCGAGTGACGGAGGACATGGTGGTGAGGACGATGGAGTGGCACCTGGGGAGGGGTGCTCCATGGCGACAGAGAGGCCACCAGAGGCAGGGCAGTGGGAAGGTGGGAG TGGGGGATATGATGCCTACTACAACAACGCCATCTTGCCCACCATATTCGGCATCATCTGTTTCCTGGGCATTATGGGTAACTGCATGGTCATCTACACCATCCTGAAGAAGACCAAGTGCCGCGCCAAGCAGACCGTCCCTGACATCTTCATCTTCAATCTGTCCATCGTCGACCTCCTCTTCCTCGTCGGTATGCCCTTCCTCATACACCAGTTGATGGGCAACGGCTCGTGGTGCTTCGGCGCCACTATGTGCACAGTCATCACCGCGCTGGACTCCAACAGCCAGATCGTGAGCACCTGCATCCTCACGGTCATGACTCTGGACCGCTACCTGGCCACGGTCCACCCCATCCGCTTCAACTACGTTCGGACGCCGTGCGTGGCAACCGCGGTTATCGTTCTAGTATGGATGCTGTCGTTGCTGACCATCATCCCGGTGTGGATGTACGCAGGCCTCATGCCTCTGCCTGGCGACCTGATGGGCTGTGCCCTGCTACTTCCCGATCCGTCTGCCGACATCTACTGGTTCACTCTCTACCAGTTTGTCTTGGCTTTCGCTCTGCCGCTTCTCATCATCTGCTTGGTCTTTTTCAAGATCCTCAAGCACATGGCCACCAGCGTGGCCCCCTTGCCCCCCAGGAGCCTGAGGGTGCGCACCAAGAAAGTAACCTGTATGGCGGTGGCCATCTGCCTGGCTTTCTTCACCTGCTGGGCCCCTTACTACATCCTCCAGCTGGTTCACGTGGGAGTCCAGAACCCCAGCCCAGCCTTCTCCTATGCCTACAACATAGCCATTAGCATGGGCTACGTTAACAGCTGCATCAACCCGTTCTTCTACATTGTGTTGAGTGAGACCTTCAAGAGGCAGCTCATCGTGGCCATGCGGCCGGTCCACAGGAAGTTCCGGGTCAACCCCACCAGCACCACGGAGGGTAGTGTTAGTCTGAGATTGACCACTGACAGACCCCAGCAGGATCGGATCTCCAGGGAGCTGCTGcctgccaatatggccgaccactGA